The Urocitellus parryii isolate mUroPar1 chromosome 6, mUroPar1.hap1, whole genome shotgun sequence genome includes a window with the following:
- the Aar2 gene encoding protein AAR2 homolog has product MQMDPELAKHLFFEGATVVILNMPKGTEFGIDYNSWEVGPKFRGVKMIPPGIHFLHYSSVDKANPREVGPRMGFFLSLQQRGLTVLRWNAIREEVDLSPAPEAEVEAMRANLQELDQFLGPYPYATLKKWISLTNFVSEATMEKLQPESRQICAFSDVLPVLSMKHTKDRVGQNLPLCGTECKSYQEGLARLPEMKPRAGTEIRFSELPTQMFPAGATPAEITRHSMDLSYALETVLNKQFPSSPQDVLGELQFAFVCFLLGNVYEAFEHWKRLLNLLCRSEAAMVKHHTLYINLISILYHQLGEIPADFFVDIVSQDNFLTSTLQVFFSSACSIAVDATLRKKAEKFQAHLTKKFRWDFASEPEDCAPVVVELPQGIETG; this is encoded by the exons ATGCAGATGGATCCTGAGCTGGCCAAGCATCTCTTCTTTGAAGGGGCTACTGTGGTCATCCTGAACATGCCCAAGGGGACAGAGTTTGGCATTGACTACAATTCCTGGGAAGTGGGGCCTAAGTTCCGGGGTGTGAAGATGATTCCCCCGGGAATCCACTTCCTCCACTACAGCTCTGTAGACAAGGCCAATCCCAGGGAGGTTGGCCCTCGTATGGGCTTCTTTCTTAGCCTGCAGCAGCGGGGGCTGACAGTTTTACGCTGGAATGCCATCCGGGAAGAGGTAGActtgtccccagccccagaggctgaAGTAGAAGCCATGAGGGCCAATCTTCAAGAGCTGGATCAATTTCTGGGGCCTTACCCATATGCCACACTCAAAAAATGGATCTCACTCACCAACTTTGTTAGTGAGGCCACGATGGAGAAACTACAACCTGAGAGCCGACAGATCTGTGCCTTCTCAGATGTGCTGCCGGTTCTCTCCATGAAGCATACCAAGGATCGAGTGGGGCAGAACCTACCCCTCTGTGGCACTGAGTGTAAAAGCTACCAAGAGGGCCTGGCCCGGCTACCTGAAATGAAACCCAGAGCTGGGACAGAGATCCGCTTCTCGGAGCTACCCACACAGATGTTTCCAGCAGGTGCCACACCAGCAGAGATAACCAGGCACAGCATGGACCTGAGCTATGCGTTGGAGACTGTGCTTAACAAGCAGTtccccagcagcccccaggaTGTGCTTG GTGAACTCCAGTTTGCCTTTGTGTGCTTCCTGCTGGGCAACGTGTATGAAGCATTTGAGCATTGGAAGCGGCTTCTGAATCTCCTTTGCCGATCAGAAGCAGCCATGGTAAAGCATCACACCCTATACATCAACCTCATCTCCATCCTGTACCACCAGCTTGGTGAGATCCCTGCCGACTTCTTTGTGGACATTGTCTCCCAAGACAACTTCCTTACCAGTACTTTACAG GTTTTCTTTTCCTCCGCTTGCAGCATTGCTGTGGATGCCACCCTGAGGAAGAAAGCTGAAAAGTTCCAAGCCCACCTGACCAAGAAGTTCCGGTGGGACTTTGCCTCAGAGCCCGAGGACTGTGCCC